The Syngnathus typhle isolate RoL2023-S1 ecotype Sweden linkage group LG1, RoL_Styp_1.0, whole genome shotgun sequence genome includes a window with the following:
- the paip2b gene encoding polyadenylate-binding protein-interacting protein 2B isoform X1 yields MPEPAEMSGPEVAKTPGGGAPGKEGKEPVANGHAGDTNDANPFAEYMWMENEEEYNRQVEEELLEQEFLDRCFQEMLEEEDQHWFIPSRDLNNQGVEQLQQQLNGLSVSEHHNSLEEVARKSMLNPEAKEFVPGKKY; encoded by the exons ATGCCAG AGCCGGCTGAGATGAGTGGTCCCGAGGTGGCCAAGACACCGGGGGGAGGCGCGCCAGGGAAGGAGGGCAAAGAGCCGGTGGCTAACGGACATGCGGGCGACACcaacgacgccaacccctttgcCGAATACATGTGGATGGAGAATGAGGAGGAGTATAACAGACAG GTGGAAGAAGAGCTGCTGGAGCAAGAGTTCCTGGACCGCTGCTTCCAGGAGATGCTGGAGGAAGAGGACCAGCACTGGTTCATCCCGTCACGTGATCTCAACAATCAAGGGGTGGAGCAACTGCAGCAGCAGCTCAACGGCCTGTCTGTCAGCGAACACCACAACAGTCTGGAGGAAGTGGCG AGGAAGAGCATGTTGAACCCCGAAGCCAAGGAGTTTGTCCCTGGGAAGAAATACTAG
- the tmem185 gene encoding transmembrane protein 185-like isoform X3 has product MNLRGLFQDFNPSKFLIYSCLLLFSVLLSLRLDGVIQWSYWAVFTPIWLWKLLVIIGASVGTGVWARNPQYRAEGETCVEFKAMLIAVGLHVLLLMFEVLVCDRVARGSGNYFWLLVFMPLFFVSPVSVAACVWGFRHDRSLELEVFCSVNILQFIFIALRLDRIINWPWLVVCVPLWILMSFLCLVVLYYIIWSVLFLRSIDIIAEQRRTHITMAVSWMTIVVPLLTFEILLVHKLDGHNGLSYVCVFVPLWLSLLTLMVTAFGQKGANHWWFGIRKDFCHFLLELLPFLREYGNVSYDLRRGGGDDPEAAEDPPIPEPPPKIAPVFRKKTGVVITQSPGKYFAPPPKLCIDTPD; this is encoded by the exons ATGAATTTACGGGGACTCTTTCAGGATTTTAATCCCAG caagttCCTGATCTACTCGTGCCTGCTGCTCTTCTCCGTGTTGCTGTCCTTGAGGTTGGATGGGGTTATCCAGTGGAGCTACTGGGCAGTGTTCACGCCAATATGGCTGTGGAAGCTGCTGGTCATCATCGGGGCGTCAGTGGGCACCGGAGTGTGGGCGCGCAACCCTCAGTACAG GGCTGAAGGTGAGACCTGCGTGGAGTTTAAGGCCATGCTGATCGCCGTGGGGCTTCACGTCCTCTTGCTCATGTTCGAGGTGTTGGTGTGCGACCGTGTGGCCAGGGGAAGCGGCAACTACTTTTGGCTGCTGGTCTTCATGCCGCTCTTCTTCGTGTCGCCCGTCTCGGTGGCAGCGTGCGTCTGGGGCTTCAGGCACGACCGCTCCCTGGAG CTGGAGGTGTTCTGTTCGGTGAATATTCTCCAGTTCATCTTCATCGCTCTCAGGCTGGACAGGATCATCAACTGGCCTTGGCTG GTGGTGTGCGTGCCGCTGTGGATCCTCATGTCCTTCCTATGCCTGGTGGTCCTCTACTACATCATCTGGTCGGTGCTCTTCCTCCGTTCCATCGACATCATCGCCGAGCAGCGGCGGACTCACATCACCATGGCAGTCAGCTGGATGACCATCGTGGTTCCGCTTCTCACCTTCGAG ATCCTGCTGGTGCACAAGCTGGACGGCCACAACGGCCTGAGCTACGTGTGCGTCTTCGTGCCGCTGTGGCTCTCGCTCCTCACGCTCATGGTCACCGCCTTCGGCCAGAAAGGCGCAAACCACT GGTGGTTTGGCATCCGCAAGGACTTCTGCCATtttctgctggagctcctccctTTCCTGAGAGAGTACGGCAACGTCTCTTACGACCTCcggcgcggcggcggcgacgaccCCGAGGCCGCCGAGGACCCGCCCATCCCCGAGCCGCCGCCCAAGATCGCCCCCGTGTTCCGCAAAAAGACGGGCGTGGTGATCACGCAGAGTCCCGGCAAATACTTTGCGCCGCCGCCCAAACTCTGCATCGACACGCCCGACTAG
- the LOC133162293 gene encoding ankyrin repeat domain-containing protein 46 isoform X1 yields the protein MLAQAISTLEFSDSHSDMSYVFINDSSQTNVPLLQSCIDGALAFAKRLLETGCDPNIRDNRGRTGLHLAAARGNVDICRLLHKFGADLLATDYQGNTALHLCGHVDTIQFLVSNGLKIDICNHNGSTPLVLAKRRGVNKDAIRLLEGLEEQEVKGFNRGAHSKLESMQMADSESAMESHSLLNPSLQRSEGVLSSFRTTWQEFVEDLGFWRVLLLLLVIALLSLGIAYYVSGVLPFSAGQLELVH from the exons ATGTTAGCTCAAGCTATAA GTACGCTGGAATTTTCGGACAGCCACTCGGACATGTCCTATGTCTTCATCAACGACTCGTCGCAGACCAACGTGCCTCTGCTGCAGTCCTGCATCGACGGCGCCTTGGCCTTCGCCAAGAGGCTCCTGGAGACCGGCTGCGACCCCAACATCCGCGACAACCGGGGTCGCACCGGCTTGCACTTAGCCGCGGCGCGGGGCAACGTGGACATATGTCGCCTGCTGCACAAGTTTGGCGCCGATTTGTTGGCGACCGACTACCAGGGGAATACGGCGCTGCACCTGTGCGGGCACGTCGATACCATTCAGTTCCTGGTGTCCAATGGGCTGAAGATTGATATTTG CAATCACAACGGCTCCACGCCGCTGGTGCTGGCCAAGAGACGCGGCGTCAACAAGGACGCCATCCGTCTGCTGGAGGGactggaggagcaggaggtgaAAGGTTTTAACCGAGGAGCTCACTCCAAACTGGAAAGCATGCAGATGGCCGACAGCGAGAG CGCCATGGAGAGCCACTCGCTGCTCAACCCCAGCCTGCAACGCAGCGAGGGCGTGCTGTCCAGCTTCCGCACCACCTGGCAGGAGTTTGTGGAGGACCTGGGCTTCTGGAGGgtcctgctgctgttgctggtcATCGCCCTGCTCTCCCTCGGCATCGCCTACTACGTCAGCGGCGTGCTGCCCTTCTCTGCCGGCCAGCTGGAGCTCGTGCACTGA
- the tmem185 gene encoding transmembrane protein 185-like isoform X2, with amino-acid sequence MNLRGLFQDFNPSKFLIYSCLLLFSVLLSLRLDGVIQWSYWAVFTPIWLWKLLVIIGASVGTGVWARNPQYSRNVAGLESWERGAFSLSVRAEGVGVRPCGQGKRQLLLAAGLHAALLRVARLGGSVRLGLQARPLPGAGGVLFGEYSPVHLHRSQAGQDHQLALAGEGQGTFCREPKYDFTLRQTAVVCVPLWILMSFLCLVVLYYIIWSVLFLRSIDIIAEQRRTHITMAVSWMTIVVPLLTFEILLVHKLDGHNGLSYVCVFVPLWLSLLTLMVTAFGQKGANHWWFGIRKDFCHFLLELLPFLREYGNVSYDLRRGGGDDPEAAEDPPIPEPPPKIAPVFRKKTGVVITQSPGKYFAPPPKLCIDTPD; translated from the exons ATGAATTTACGGGGACTCTTTCAGGATTTTAATCCCAG caagttCCTGATCTACTCGTGCCTGCTGCTCTTCTCCGTGTTGCTGTCCTTGAGGTTGGATGGGGTTATCCAGTGGAGCTACTGGGCAGTGTTCACGCCAATATGGCTGTGGAAGCTGCTGGTCATCATCGGGGCGTCAGTGGGCACCGGAGTGTGGGCGCGCAACCCTCAGTACAG tcgaaATGTCGCGGGACTTGAGTCATGGGAGCGGGGCGCGTTTTCCCTCTCTGTCAGGGCTGAAG GTGTTGGTGTGCGACCGTGTGGCCAGGGGAAGCGGCAACTACTTTTGGCTGCTGGTCTTCATGCCGCTCTTCTTCGTGTCGCCCGTCTCGGTGGCAGCGTGCGTCTGGGGCTTCAGGCACGACCGCTCCCTGGAG CTGGAGGTGTTCTGTTCGGTGAATATTCTCCAGTTCATCTTCATCGCTCTCAGGCTGGACAGGATCATCAACTGGCCTTGGCTGGTGAGGGCCAAGGAACATTTTGTCGAGAGCCGAAATACGACTTCACGCTGCGACAGACAGCG GTGGTGTGCGTGCCGCTGTGGATCCTCATGTCCTTCCTATGCCTGGTGGTCCTCTACTACATCATCTGGTCGGTGCTCTTCCTCCGTTCCATCGACATCATCGCCGAGCAGCGGCGGACTCACATCACCATGGCAGTCAGCTGGATGACCATCGTGGTTCCGCTTCTCACCTTCGAG ATCCTGCTGGTGCACAAGCTGGACGGCCACAACGGCCTGAGCTACGTGTGCGTCTTCGTGCCGCTGTGGCTCTCGCTCCTCACGCTCATGGTCACCGCCTTCGGCCAGAAAGGCGCAAACCACT GGTGGTTTGGCATCCGCAAGGACTTCTGCCATtttctgctggagctcctccctTTCCTGAGAGAGTACGGCAACGTCTCTTACGACCTCcggcgcggcggcggcgacgaccCCGAGGCCGCCGAGGACCCGCCCATCCCCGAGCCGCCGCCCAAGATCGCCCCCGTGTTCCGCAAAAAGACGGGCGTGGTGATCACGCAGAGTCCCGGCAAATACTTTGCGCCGCCGCCCAAACTCTGCATCGACACGCCCGACTAG
- the paip2b gene encoding polyadenylate-binding protein-interacting protein 2B isoform X2, with translation MSGPEVAKTPGGGAPGKEGKEPVANGHAGDTNDANPFAEYMWMENEEEYNRQVEEELLEQEFLDRCFQEMLEEEDQHWFIPSRDLNNQGVEQLQQQLNGLSVSEHHNSLEEVARKSMLNPEAKEFVPGKKY, from the exons ATGAGTGGTCCCGAGGTGGCCAAGACACCGGGGGGAGGCGCGCCAGGGAAGGAGGGCAAAGAGCCGGTGGCTAACGGACATGCGGGCGACACcaacgacgccaacccctttgcCGAATACATGTGGATGGAGAATGAGGAGGAGTATAACAGACAG GTGGAAGAAGAGCTGCTGGAGCAAGAGTTCCTGGACCGCTGCTTCCAGGAGATGCTGGAGGAAGAGGACCAGCACTGGTTCATCCCGTCACGTGATCTCAACAATCAAGGGGTGGAGCAACTGCAGCAGCAGCTCAACGGCCTGTCTGTCAGCGAACACCACAACAGTCTGGAGGAAGTGGCG AGGAAGAGCATGTTGAACCCCGAAGCCAAGGAGTTTGTCCCTGGGAAGAAATACTAG
- the tmem185 gene encoding transmembrane protein 185-like isoform X1, with protein sequence MNLRGLFQDFNPSKFLIYSCLLLFSVLLSLRLDGVIQWSYWAVFTPIWLWKLLVIIGASVGTGVWARNPQYSRNVAGLESWERGAFSLSVRAEGETCVEFKAMLIAVGLHVLLLMFEVLVCDRVARGSGNYFWLLVFMPLFFVSPVSVAACVWGFRHDRSLELEVFCSVNILQFIFIALRLDRIINWPWLVVCVPLWILMSFLCLVVLYYIIWSVLFLRSIDIIAEQRRTHITMAVSWMTIVVPLLTFEILLVHKLDGHNGLSYVCVFVPLWLSLLTLMVTAFGQKGANHWWFGIRKDFCHFLLELLPFLREYGNVSYDLRRGGGDDPEAAEDPPIPEPPPKIAPVFRKKTGVVITQSPGKYFAPPPKLCIDTPD encoded by the exons ATGAATTTACGGGGACTCTTTCAGGATTTTAATCCCAG caagttCCTGATCTACTCGTGCCTGCTGCTCTTCTCCGTGTTGCTGTCCTTGAGGTTGGATGGGGTTATCCAGTGGAGCTACTGGGCAGTGTTCACGCCAATATGGCTGTGGAAGCTGCTGGTCATCATCGGGGCGTCAGTGGGCACCGGAGTGTGGGCGCGCAACCCTCAGTACAG tcgaaATGTCGCGGGACTTGAGTCATGGGAGCGGGGCGCGTTTTCCCTCTCTGTCAGGGCTGAAGGTGAGACCTGCGTGGAGTTTAAGGCCATGCTGATCGCCGTGGGGCTTCACGTCCTCTTGCTCATGTTCGAGGTGTTGGTGTGCGACCGTGTGGCCAGGGGAAGCGGCAACTACTTTTGGCTGCTGGTCTTCATGCCGCTCTTCTTCGTGTCGCCCGTCTCGGTGGCAGCGTGCGTCTGGGGCTTCAGGCACGACCGCTCCCTGGAG CTGGAGGTGTTCTGTTCGGTGAATATTCTCCAGTTCATCTTCATCGCTCTCAGGCTGGACAGGATCATCAACTGGCCTTGGCTG GTGGTGTGCGTGCCGCTGTGGATCCTCATGTCCTTCCTATGCCTGGTGGTCCTCTACTACATCATCTGGTCGGTGCTCTTCCTCCGTTCCATCGACATCATCGCCGAGCAGCGGCGGACTCACATCACCATGGCAGTCAGCTGGATGACCATCGTGGTTCCGCTTCTCACCTTCGAG ATCCTGCTGGTGCACAAGCTGGACGGCCACAACGGCCTGAGCTACGTGTGCGTCTTCGTGCCGCTGTGGCTCTCGCTCCTCACGCTCATGGTCACCGCCTTCGGCCAGAAAGGCGCAAACCACT GGTGGTTTGGCATCCGCAAGGACTTCTGCCATtttctgctggagctcctccctTTCCTGAGAGAGTACGGCAACGTCTCTTACGACCTCcggcgcggcggcggcgacgaccCCGAGGCCGCCGAGGACCCGCCCATCCCCGAGCCGCCGCCCAAGATCGCCCCCGTGTTCCGCAAAAAGACGGGCGTGGTGATCACGCAGAGTCCCGGCAAATACTTTGCGCCGCCGCCCAAACTCTGCATCGACACGCCCGACTAG
- the LOC133162293 gene encoding ankyrin repeat domain-containing protein 46 isoform X2 yields the protein MSYVFINDSSQTNVPLLQSCIDGALAFAKRLLETGCDPNIRDNRGRTGLHLAAARGNVDICRLLHKFGADLLATDYQGNTALHLCGHVDTIQFLVSNGLKIDICNHNGSTPLVLAKRRGVNKDAIRLLEGLEEQEVKGFNRGAHSKLESMQMADSESAMESHSLLNPSLQRSEGVLSSFRTTWQEFVEDLGFWRVLLLLLVIALLSLGIAYYVSGVLPFSAGQLELVH from the exons ATGTCCTATGTCTTCATCAACGACTCGTCGCAGACCAACGTGCCTCTGCTGCAGTCCTGCATCGACGGCGCCTTGGCCTTCGCCAAGAGGCTCCTGGAGACCGGCTGCGACCCCAACATCCGCGACAACCGGGGTCGCACCGGCTTGCACTTAGCCGCGGCGCGGGGCAACGTGGACATATGTCGCCTGCTGCACAAGTTTGGCGCCGATTTGTTGGCGACCGACTACCAGGGGAATACGGCGCTGCACCTGTGCGGGCACGTCGATACCATTCAGTTCCTGGTGTCCAATGGGCTGAAGATTGATATTTG CAATCACAACGGCTCCACGCCGCTGGTGCTGGCCAAGAGACGCGGCGTCAACAAGGACGCCATCCGTCTGCTGGAGGGactggaggagcaggaggtgaAAGGTTTTAACCGAGGAGCTCACTCCAAACTGGAAAGCATGCAGATGGCCGACAGCGAGAG CGCCATGGAGAGCCACTCGCTGCTCAACCCCAGCCTGCAACGCAGCGAGGGCGTGCTGTCCAGCTTCCGCACCACCTGGCAGGAGTTTGTGGAGGACCTGGGCTTCTGGAGGgtcctgctgctgttgctggtcATCGCCCTGCTCTCCCTCGGCATCGCCTACTACGTCAGCGGCGTGCTGCCCTTCTCTGCCGGCCAGCTGGAGCTCGTGCACTGA